In one window of Frigoriglobus tundricola DNA:
- the gcvPB gene encoding aminomethyl-transferring glycine dehydrogenase subunit GcvPB, protein MNNTQSTEVIFELSKSGRRCHRLPACDVPGPKALGELIPQDHLAASPPPLPEVGEIDLIRHYTNLSARNMSIDTNFYPLGSCTMKYNPKRHERLAALPGFANLHPLQDDDTTQGVLEILFEMQQFLAEISGLPAVSLQPAAGAQGELTALFVAAAYFRDKGETHRRKVLVPDSAHGTNPASAALAGFDTITVKSGANGLVDLDDLKAKLGDDTAVFMITNPNTLGLFETQIKTITDLLHAKGALVYLDGANMNAILGITRPGDFGADMQHYNVHKTFTGPHGGGGPGSGPIAVRDFLAPYLPAPVVVKDGSHFKLNFDMPKSIGRVRSFFGNVGILFRGYCYIRTLGPDGLKRVSEQAVLNANYLRARVSEAFDVPHPGPCMHEFVASARTLLRERKIKAIDICKRLLDYGFHAPTVYFPMVVAEALMMEPTETESKETLDAFADTLLKIKAEDADVLRTAPHTHVVSRPDEVKAAKELKLRWHATTTTGVPAADRTATIGSPAGAP, encoded by the coding sequence ATGAATAACACGCAGTCTACAGAAGTGATCTTCGAGCTGTCCAAGTCCGGTCGGCGGTGCCACCGGCTGCCGGCGTGCGACGTGCCGGGGCCGAAGGCGCTCGGCGAGCTGATCCCGCAGGACCACCTCGCCGCGAGCCCGCCGCCGCTGCCGGAGGTCGGCGAGATCGACCTGATCCGGCACTACACAAACTTGTCGGCGCGGAACATGAGCATCGACACCAACTTCTACCCGTTGGGGTCGTGCACCATGAAGTACAACCCCAAGCGGCACGAGCGGCTCGCCGCCCTGCCGGGGTTCGCCAACCTGCACCCGCTCCAGGACGACGACACCACCCAGGGCGTGCTCGAAATCCTGTTCGAGATGCAGCAGTTCCTCGCGGAGATCAGCGGCCTGCCGGCCGTGTCGCTCCAGCCCGCGGCCGGCGCCCAGGGCGAACTCACCGCGCTCTTCGTCGCCGCCGCGTACTTCCGCGACAAGGGCGAGACGCACCGCCGCAAGGTGCTCGTGCCGGACTCCGCGCACGGCACGAACCCCGCGAGCGCCGCGCTCGCGGGGTTCGACACGATCACCGTCAAGAGCGGGGCGAACGGCCTCGTCGATCTGGACGACCTGAAGGCCAAACTCGGCGACGACACCGCCGTGTTCATGATCACCAACCCGAACACGCTGGGCCTGTTCGAGACGCAGATCAAGACCATCACCGACCTGCTGCACGCCAAAGGCGCGCTCGTCTACCTCGACGGCGCGAACATGAACGCCATCCTCGGCATCACGCGGCCGGGCGACTTCGGTGCGGACATGCAGCACTACAACGTCCACAAGACGTTCACCGGCCCGCACGGCGGCGGCGGCCCCGGCTCCGGCCCCATCGCGGTCCGCGACTTCCTCGCCCCGTACCTGCCGGCACCGGTCGTGGTAAAGGACGGGTCGCACTTCAAATTGAATTTCGACATGCCGAAGAGCATCGGCCGCGTGCGGAGCTTTTTCGGCAACGTCGGCATCCTGTTCCGCGGCTACTGCTACATCCGCACCCTGGGGCCGGACGGCCTGAAGCGGGTGAGCGAACAGGCCGTGCTGAACGCGAACTACCTGCGTGCCCGCGTGTCCGAGGCGTTCGACGTTCCGCACCCCGGCCCGTGTATGCACGAGTTCGTCGCCAGCGCCCGCACGCTGCTGCGCGAGCGGAAGATCAAGGCGATTGACATCTGCAAGCGGCTCCTCGATTACGGGTTCCACGCGCCCACCGTGTACTTCCCGATGGTCGTCGCGGAGGCGCTGATGATGGAGCCGACCGAGACCGAGAGCAAAGAGACGCTCGACGCGTTCGCCGACACGCTCCTGAAGATCAAGGCCGAGGACGCGGACGTGCTGAGAACCGCCCCGCACACGCACGTCGTCAGCCGGCCCGACGAGGTGAAGGCCGCAAAGGAGCTGAAGCTCCGCTGGCACGCGACCACGACCACCGGCGTGCCAGCGGCCGACCGCACCGCGACCATCGGCAGCCCCGCCGGCGCACCGTGA
- a CDS encoding TIGR02996 domain-containing protein — MTEDEAFIRAIVDSPGDDLPRLVYADWLDDRDDPRGPYMRAERETVAISDVGRLRGLAVGLDPVWVARVSRPPVGVCCEHLRIWSTGPPATDDDVSAAVTAVGGVLPPAFRAFLLNYNGGVPSARFFHNPARRGSELGAVEKFYAISVGRGAPDTDRPVLSLRTSGVDLAVVADTLYNGPHPPPGPRAFAPLAANEVPYMNLIGLSGVRAGRIYWHNYYSLHRSDKPRKVADSLPEFLLSLRKTPELN; from the coding sequence ATGACCGAGGACGAAGCCTTCATCCGCGCGATCGTGGACAGCCCCGGCGACGACCTCCCGCGCCTGGTGTACGCCGACTGGCTCGACGACCGCGACGACCCGCGCGGTCCGTATATGCGTGCGGAACGCGAAACCGTCGCGATCAGCGACGTCGGGCGATTGCGAGGACTCGCGGTCGGTCTCGACCCGGTGTGGGTAGCGCGCGTGAGCCGGCCGCCAGTGGGGGTGTGCTGCGAGCACCTCCGCATCTGGTCCACCGGTCCGCCCGCGACCGACGACGACGTGAGCGCGGCCGTAACCGCGGTCGGCGGGGTTTTGCCACCGGCGTTCCGTGCGTTCCTGCTCAACTACAACGGCGGGGTGCCGTCGGCCCGGTTCTTCCACAACCCGGCCCGCCGGGGATCGGAACTCGGCGCGGTCGAAAAGTTCTATGCGATCAGCGTCGGCCGCGGGGCACCCGATACCGACCGGCCGGTCCTCAGCCTGCGGACGTCAGGGGTCGATCTGGCGGTCGTGGCCGACACGCTTTACAACGGCCCGCACCCGCCGCCCGGCCCGCGGGCGTTCGCGCCGCTGGCCGCCAACGAGGTTCCGTACATGAACCTGATCGGCCTCTCCGGCGTTCGTGCGGGCCGGATTTACTGGCACAACTATTACAGTCTCCACCGGTCGGACAAGCCGCGCAAGGTGGCCGACTCGCTGCCCGAATTTCTTCTCTCGTTGCGAAAGACGCCCGAACTCAACTGA
- a CDS encoding tetratricopeptide repeat protein: MTAQNETIAGQNAQIKEQNAKITVARNVATRRYESAVNAFNVLVTDVDKKLADRMGTEDLRKALLENAAKGLTALIEGGREGRYADRTLVAAYRQMGEVHQRLGDTKSALKNFALAVEQAHRVRREAEAPAAVPGDRRAADRDLGRALDKLAGILVQAGRSDDAIKAIDEAVALFTALVAEKDDAEARADLAAARARRATILMLRGDSRRAIKDCAAALTARRRSPRRSSSRAPPRTPRSACGPTPPASTRWPGSSSAPAGPSYSRAATRR; this comes from the coding sequence GTGACCGCGCAGAACGAGACGATCGCCGGGCAGAACGCACAAATCAAGGAGCAGAACGCGAAGATCACGGTCGCCCGGAACGTCGCGACCCGCCGGTACGAGAGCGCCGTGAACGCGTTCAACGTGCTCGTCACCGACGTCGACAAGAAGCTCGCGGACCGCATGGGGACCGAGGACCTGCGGAAGGCGCTCCTCGAGAACGCGGCCAAGGGGCTGACGGCCCTCATCGAGGGCGGGCGCGAGGGCCGGTACGCCGACCGGACGCTCGTCGCCGCGTACCGGCAGATGGGCGAGGTGCACCAGCGCCTCGGCGACACGAAGAGCGCGCTCAAGAACTTCGCGCTCGCGGTCGAACAGGCGCACCGGGTGAGGCGCGAGGCCGAGGCCCCCGCCGCGGTGCCGGGCGACCGGCGGGCCGCCGACCGCGACCTGGGCCGCGCGCTCGACAAGCTCGCCGGCATCCTCGTCCAGGCCGGCCGATCGGACGACGCCATCAAGGCGATCGACGAGGCCGTCGCTCTGTTCACAGCACTCGTAGCCGAGAAGGACGACGCGGAGGCACGAGCGGACCTGGCCGCGGCGCGGGCGCGCCGCGCGACGATCCTGATGCTACGGGGCGACTCCCGCAGGGCGATTAAAGACTGCGCCGCGGCGCTGACCGCACGAAGGCGCTCGCCCCGGAGAAGCTCGTCGCGGGCGCCGCCCCGGACGCCGCGGAGCGCCTGCGGGCCTACGCCGCCAGCCTCGACGCGATGGCCGGGCTCCAGCTCCGCACCGGCCGGACCGAGTTACTCGCGAGCGGCGACCCGGAGGTGA
- a CDS encoding RNA polymerase sigma factor produces MPRRFFVRLLSEFDPTGDHVPDGDLLRRFARERDAAALELLVRRHADAVWAACRGVLRSETDAEDAFQATFLVLARKAGTVRGACVGGWLHRVAVNAALKLRERSARVTIATGEQLDALPAPAPDDPDPDRSALVQEELAGLPERFRVTVVLCELEGHTHADAAKVLGWPIGTVSSRLSRARTLLRARLARRGVSAPAVVLPALGWPPALVRDATAVAVGTAPVRPPVSALTEGVLSMMRFAQYKLFAVGLVSVGLIALAGFGTFTALAQRPELPGTEPTEAPVPADPKDPPAISPAGDSITAYPELDPKNFQDLVTKCPKTLAGKEIPLAPNEAPLLQLQKAKLNAALARLSRTVGSHKIGALNDLLLIPEACNQVVTAAADVFAPHELRPWFEERVRVAKWYEKQIGEQVRIGAAKTASDLYAARCARLDAEIALMKLTSRKDGGGGR; encoded by the coding sequence ATGCCCCGTCGATTCTTCGTCCGCCTGCTCTCGGAGTTCGACCCGACCGGGGACCACGTTCCCGATGGGGACCTCCTCCGCCGGTTCGCCCGAGAGCGGGATGCGGCCGCGTTGGAACTCCTGGTCCGCCGACACGCCGACGCCGTCTGGGCCGCCTGTCGCGGCGTTCTCCGTTCCGAAACCGATGCCGAAGACGCGTTCCAGGCCACGTTCCTCGTCCTGGCCCGGAAGGCCGGGACGGTTCGTGGCGCGTGCGTCGGGGGCTGGTTGCACCGCGTGGCGGTCAACGCGGCGCTGAAGCTCCGGGAGCGGTCCGCCCGCGTCACGATTGCGACCGGGGAGCAGCTCGACGCCCTCCCGGCGCCCGCGCCGGACGACCCCGACCCGGATCGGTCCGCACTCGTTCAGGAAGAACTCGCCGGCCTTCCCGAGCGGTTCCGAGTTACGGTCGTCCTGTGCGAACTGGAGGGGCACACTCATGCCGATGCGGCGAAAGTGCTCGGGTGGCCGATCGGAACGGTGTCCAGCCGGTTGAGTCGGGCGCGGACCCTGCTCCGCGCCCGTCTGGCCCGCCGCGGGGTGTCCGCTCCCGCCGTCGTACTCCCCGCGCTCGGCTGGCCCCCCGCGCTCGTCCGCGACGCGACCGCCGTTGCCGTCGGCACCGCTCCCGTTCGCCCGCCCGTTTCGGCACTTACCGAAGGAGTCCTCTCGATGATGCGTTTCGCGCAGTACAAGCTGTTCGCCGTCGGACTGGTGTCCGTCGGGCTGATCGCGCTCGCCGGCTTCGGGACGTTTACCGCCCTGGCCCAGCGGCCCGAACTCCCCGGGACGGAGCCGACCGAGGCCCCGGTCCCCGCGGACCCGAAAGACCCGCCGGCCATTTCGCCCGCGGGCGATTCGATCACGGCGTACCCGGAACTCGACCCGAAGAACTTCCAAGACCTCGTGACGAAGTGCCCGAAGACGCTCGCAGGGAAAGAGATCCCGCTCGCGCCGAATGAGGCCCCCCTGTTACAACTTCAGAAGGCCAAACTGAACGCCGCCCTCGCGCGCCTGTCGCGCACGGTGGGGTCGCATAAGATCGGCGCACTAAACGATCTTCTACTCATCCCCGAAGCGTGCAACCAGGTGGTTACGGCCGCCGCGGACGTGTTCGCCCCGCACGAGTTGCGACCGTGGTTCGAGGAGCGGGTGCGGGTCGCGAAGTGGTATGAGAAGCAGATCGGCGAACAGGTGAGGATCGGGGCCGCAAAGACCGCCTCGGACCTCTACGCGGCCCGGTGCGCCCGGCTCGACGCCGAAATCGCCCTCATGAAGCTGACCTCACGGAAAGATGGGGGAGGCGGGCGCTGA
- a CDS encoding Uma2 family endonuclease, translated as MSTATVPPAAPAPAPSRRTQALIALLDYAEPGFRLSLGGVRYADYVELLHARTAAGRAGVKIAFDRGEMEIMVVGATHERLKKIVALLIETWITETGGGYVPSGGMTHLRADMEQGFEPDECYYIQNWAKVAGTRGIDFTKDPPPDLAVEIEVSRTVLNRLPIYSAFKIPEVWRYNGSRLAVLLLQPDGSYRESSVSRAMPALPLGEVTGLLALADDVSLDFAAITRRLRAWARALPAPAPTN; from the coding sequence ATGAGTACCGCTACCGTGCCGCCGGCCGCTCCCGCTCCGGCGCCGTCACGGCGAACCCAAGCGCTGATCGCGCTCCTCGACTACGCGGAACCGGGCTTCCGGTTGAGCCTGGGCGGGGTGCGCTACGCCGACTACGTGGAGCTGCTCCACGCCCGCACCGCCGCGGGCCGGGCGGGCGTGAAGATCGCGTTCGACCGTGGGGAGATGGAAATCATGGTCGTCGGCGCCACCCACGAGCGGCTCAAGAAGATCGTTGCCCTGCTCATCGAAACGTGGATCACAGAAACGGGCGGGGGGTACGTCCCGAGTGGCGGAATGACCCACCTCCGCGCCGATATGGAACAAGGGTTTGAACCCGACGAGTGCTACTACATCCAGAACTGGGCGAAGGTCGCCGGCACGCGTGGCATCGACTTCACGAAAGACCCGCCGCCCGACCTCGCGGTGGAGATCGAGGTCAGTCGGACCGTTCTGAACCGACTCCCCATCTACTCCGCGTTCAAGATCCCCGAGGTGTGGCGTTACAACGGCTCACGGCTCGCGGTTCTGTTACTTCAGCCCGACGGGTCGTACCGAGAATCGTCCGTCAGTCGCGCCATGCCGGCACTCCCGCTGGGCGAAGTAACCGGCTTGTTGGCGCTGGCCGACGACGTTTCGCTCGACTTCGCCGCGATCACCCGCCGGCTCCGCGCCTGGGCTCGCGCGCTGCCGGCGCCCGCCCCGACCAACTGA
- a CDS encoding serine/threonine-protein kinase yields MAAPHEPDEVDQTLLPEAPAGAPPGARDASPRPVELADADTPHHPAGADVTVDVPVAPVPVPIDASATLPSAAPAGATTDGVEATLLPSSAGTRVSASVTDNGATGAYAADAGATRVVPAGRTVASGGGSTGPLGSDTAPVSVSHGPSGRPGASPSATGTMVGRFALRALHASGGLGEVFTARDTELNREVAVKRIKSHYADDAGSRRRFLTEAELTARLDHPGVVPVFGLVNDVRGRPCYAMRFIRGETLKDEIDRYHGQRAAKNAAAEKTERSADRPSDPAPSAAVRTTATVPRSVAFRHLLARFLATCQAIAYAHSRNIIHRDIKPANIMVGAFGETLVVDWGLAKSLDDGPDFDRVMKAQAEAGFRHDPEATDMPSHMTLAGTAVGTPAYMAPEQAAGEVHRVGPRADIYALGATLFVILTGKAPFSGKTTAEVLDRVRRGAYEPAAAVSPECPKPLDAIARKAMALRQEDRYATALDLAADVERWLSDEPVSCYRDPLPARLARWGRRHPARVAAGASLLLAGALAAGGIAWAVHLGELNTREEQKKTAAARTWRRSRRTRRSRRSRP; encoded by the coding sequence ATGGCGGCTCCGCACGAACCCGACGAGGTCGATCAGACCTTATTGCCCGAGGCGCCGGCCGGCGCCCCGCCGGGCGCGCGGGACGCTTCCCCGCGCCCGGTGGAACTCGCCGACGCCGACACCCCGCACCACCCGGCCGGCGCCGATGTGACCGTCGATGTGCCCGTGGCCCCGGTGCCGGTGCCAATCGATGCGAGCGCGACCCTCCCTTCGGCCGCGCCCGCCGGCGCCACGACCGACGGCGTGGAAGCGACCCTCCTCCCCTCATCGGCGGGGACCCGTGTGTCGGCCTCGGTGACCGATAACGGTGCCACCGGCGCTTATGCGGCCGACGCCGGCGCGACGCGGGTTGTGCCCGCCGGCCGCACCGTCGCCTCGGGCGGCGGATCGACCGGACCGCTCGGCAGCGATACCGCCCCGGTGTCCGTTTCCCACGGCCCATCGGGGCGCCCGGGCGCGTCACCCTCCGCGACCGGCACGATGGTCGGCCGGTTCGCGCTGCGGGCGCTCCACGCGTCCGGCGGGCTGGGCGAGGTCTTCACCGCGCGGGACACCGAGCTGAACCGCGAGGTCGCCGTCAAGCGGATCAAATCGCACTACGCCGACGACGCCGGCAGCCGCCGCCGGTTCCTCACCGAAGCCGAACTCACGGCCCGCCTCGATCACCCCGGCGTGGTGCCCGTGTTCGGGCTCGTGAACGACGTCCGGGGCCGCCCGTGCTACGCCATGCGGTTCATCCGCGGCGAGACGCTCAAGGACGAAATCGACCGCTACCACGGGCAGAGGGCGGCGAAAAACGCGGCGGCGGAGAAGACCGAGCGCTCGGCCGATCGGCCCTCGGACCCCGCGCCGAGCGCGGCGGTTCGGACGACCGCGACCGTGCCCCGGTCGGTCGCGTTCCGGCACCTGCTCGCGCGGTTCCTCGCCACCTGCCAGGCCATCGCTTACGCCCACTCGCGGAACATCATCCACCGCGACATCAAGCCGGCGAACATCATGGTCGGCGCGTTCGGCGAGACGCTGGTGGTGGACTGGGGGCTGGCCAAGTCGCTCGACGACGGCCCCGACTTCGACCGCGTGATGAAGGCCCAGGCCGAAGCGGGGTTCCGCCACGACCCCGAGGCCACCGACATGCCGTCGCACATGACGCTGGCCGGCACCGCCGTCGGCACGCCCGCGTACATGGCCCCCGAGCAGGCCGCCGGCGAGGTGCACCGGGTCGGCCCGCGGGCCGACATCTACGCGCTCGGGGCCACGCTGTTCGTCATCCTCACCGGGAAGGCCCCGTTCTCCGGTAAGACCACGGCCGAGGTGCTCGACCGCGTGCGCCGCGGGGCGTACGAGCCGGCCGCGGCCGTGAGCCCCGAGTGCCCGAAGCCGCTGGACGCGATCGCCCGCAAGGCGATGGCGCTGCGCCAGGAGGACCGGTACGCGACCGCGCTGGACCTCGCCGCCGACGTGGAGCGGTGGCTGTCCGACGAGCCGGTGTCGTGCTACCGCGACCCGCTCCCCGCCCGCCTCGCGCGGTGGGGGCGGCGGCACCCGGCCCGCGTGGCGGCGGGCGCCTCGCTGCTGCTCGCCGGCGCGCTGGCCGCGGGCGGCATCGCGTGGGCGGTGCACCTGGGCGAGCTGAACACGCGGGAGGAGCAGAAGAAAACGGCCGCCGCGCGGACCTGGCGGAGGAGCAGAAGGACCAGACGGTCGCGGCGCTCAAGACCGTGA
- the gcvPA gene encoding aminomethyl-transferring glycine dehydrogenase subunit GcvPA, which translates to MPYILNTPEDQKAMLARIGVASVEDLFANIPPALRLARPLDVPAALPEMELQAHVSKLLAKNEAAGDAVCFLGGGAYDHFVPSAVDAIAGRSEFYTAYTPYQAEASQGTLQAVFEYQSLMCALTGLEVANASLYDGGSGAAEAMLMALGITRRAEVLVAESVHPEYRQVLATYAANLNCNIRTLPAPNGVLNPDDVKAAVSDATACVIAQSPNFFGHLEEMQAIGDAARKVGAVFVASFDPIAAGVLKRPGDYGADIAVAEGQGLGIPLQYGGPHLGILTCRDDPAFRRKIPGRLVGQTTDRNGKRCWVLTLQPREQHIAREKASSNICTNQGLLALRSAVYLTAVGPQGLKETAELCVRKAHYAAEQLTQVPGVSLRFKGPFVKEFALQVPGDATALLAKLRAEGYHAGLPLGRWYPKLANCITVAVTEKRTKAEIDGLAAALRASV; encoded by the coding sequence GTGCCGTACATCCTCAACACGCCCGAAGACCAGAAGGCCATGCTGGCCAGGATCGGGGTCGCGTCCGTCGAAGACCTGTTCGCGAACATCCCGCCGGCCCTGCGGCTCGCCCGCCCGCTCGACGTCCCGGCCGCGCTGCCCGAGATGGAACTCCAGGCGCACGTCTCGAAGCTGCTGGCGAAGAACGAAGCGGCGGGCGACGCGGTGTGCTTCCTCGGCGGCGGCGCGTACGACCACTTCGTCCCGAGCGCGGTGGACGCGATCGCCGGGCGCAGTGAGTTCTACACCGCGTACACGCCGTACCAGGCGGAGGCCAGCCAGGGCACGCTCCAGGCGGTCTTCGAGTACCAGTCGCTGATGTGCGCGCTGACCGGCCTGGAGGTCGCGAACGCGAGCCTCTACGACGGCGGCTCCGGCGCGGCCGAGGCGATGCTCATGGCCCTCGGCATCACCCGGCGCGCCGAGGTGCTGGTCGCGGAGAGCGTCCACCCCGAGTACCGCCAGGTGCTCGCGACTTATGCCGCGAACCTCAACTGTAATATCCGCACGCTGCCCGCGCCGAACGGCGTGCTGAACCCCGACGACGTGAAGGCCGCGGTGAGCGACGCGACCGCGTGCGTGATCGCGCAGTCGCCCAACTTCTTCGGCCACCTCGAGGAGATGCAGGCGATCGGCGACGCGGCCCGCAAAGTGGGCGCGGTGTTCGTCGCCAGCTTCGACCCGATCGCCGCGGGCGTGTTGAAGCGGCCCGGCGACTACGGCGCCGACATTGCGGTCGCCGAAGGGCAAGGGTTGGGCATCCCGCTCCAGTACGGCGGCCCGCACCTGGGCATCCTCACGTGCCGCGACGACCCGGCGTTCCGGCGCAAGATCCCCGGTCGGCTCGTGGGCCAGACCACCGACCGCAACGGCAAGCGGTGCTGGGTGCTCACGCTCCAGCCGCGCGAGCAGCACATCGCCCGCGAGAAGGCGTCGAGCAACATCTGCACGAACCAGGGGCTGCTGGCGCTCCGCTCGGCGGTGTACCTGACCGCCGTCGGCCCGCAGGGGTTGAAGGAAACGGCGGAGCTGTGCGTGCGGAAGGCGCACTACGCCGCCGAACAACTGACGCAGGTGCCGGGCGTGTCGCTCCGGTTCAAGGGGCCGTTCGTGAAGGAGTTCGCGCTCCAGGTGCCCGGCGACGCGACGGCCCTGCTCGCGAAGCTCCGCGCGGAGGGCTACCACGCCGGTCTGCCGCTCGGCCGGTGGTACCCGAAGCTCGCGAACTGCATCACGGTCGCCGTCACCGAGAAGCGCACGAAGGCCGAGATCGACGGCCTCGCCGCGGCGCTGAGGGCGAGCGTGTAA
- the gcvT gene encoding glycine cleavage system aminomethyltransferase GcvT: MSANRRTPLYQWHVDHKARMVPFGGWEMPVQYTGIGPEHKAVRSAAGLFDISHMARVSFGGPGALALLEKVFTNSVATMKDGQVRYGLVCKDDGGILDDVLVYKWPYGFAAVINASNREKILAWLDAHRGGLDVQIQDQTFDTTMIAVQGPKSVDLVAGLFAADVSGLKYYYAAPTRYKDKGCVVSRTGYTGEDGFEVMVPNALGVTLWDEFVARGAVPCGLGARDTLRLEAAMPLYGHELNEQTDPIHAGLGWAVKLDKGAFIGRDAIQAATADTQKPVRIGLEIDGKRAAREGCAITDADGAPGGTVTSGSLCPWLDKSLAMGYVAPRVAAPGTALDVDVRGTKLPATVVPLPFYKRKK; this comes from the coding sequence ATGTCCGCCAACCGCCGCACCCCGCTGTACCAGTGGCACGTGGACCACAAGGCCCGCATGGTGCCGTTCGGCGGGTGGGAAATGCCGGTGCAGTACACGGGCATCGGCCCGGAACACAAGGCCGTCCGCTCCGCCGCCGGGCTGTTCGACATCTCCCACATGGCCCGCGTCAGCTTCGGCGGTCCCGGTGCGCTCGCCCTGCTGGAAAAGGTGTTCACCAATTCCGTCGCCACGATGAAGGACGGACAGGTCCGGTACGGCCTCGTGTGCAAGGACGACGGCGGCATCCTCGACGACGTGCTCGTGTACAAGTGGCCCTACGGGTTCGCGGCCGTCATCAACGCGAGCAACCGGGAGAAGATCCTGGCGTGGCTCGACGCGCACCGCGGCGGCCTCGACGTGCAGATCCAGGACCAGACGTTCGACACGACGATGATCGCGGTGCAGGGGCCGAAGTCGGTGGACCTGGTCGCGGGCCTGTTCGCCGCCGACGTGAGCGGGTTAAAGTACTACTACGCGGCCCCGACGCGGTACAAGGACAAGGGGTGCGTCGTCAGCCGCACCGGCTACACCGGCGAGGACGGTTTCGAAGTCATGGTGCCCAATGCATTAGGCGTGACGCTGTGGGACGAGTTCGTCGCACGGGGCGCCGTACCGTGCGGCCTGGGCGCGCGGGACACGCTCCGCCTCGAAGCCGCGATGCCGCTCTACGGCCACGAGCTGAACGAACAAACCGACCCGATTCACGCGGGGTTGGGCTGGGCCGTGAAGCTCGACAAGGGCGCGTTCATCGGCCGGGACGCGATCCAGGCCGCGACCGCGGACACCCAGAAGCCGGTGCGGATCGGCCTGGAAATCGACGGCAAGCGCGCCGCCCGCGAGGGGTGCGCGATCACGGACGCGGACGGCGCACCGGGCGGCACGGTCACGAGCGGGAGCCTGTGCCCCTGGCTCGACAAGTCGCTCGCAATGGGGTACGTCGCGCCACGAGTCGCGGCGCCCGGCACCGCGCTGGACGTGGACGTGCGCGGCACCAAGCTGCCCGCGACCGTCGTCCCGCTGCCGTTCTACAAGCGGAAGAAGTAG
- a CDS encoding glycine cleavage system protein H: MSNPTGLRYAPTHEWAKLEGDVVTVGVTAFAVEQLTEPTYLELKPVGTPLNPGDKLGVIESYKSTSDLYAPVAGTIVERNEPLVDDGKRKGDPKPVNDDAFGAGWMVKIRLAPGATLDHLLTAEQYDQQLASEGH, encoded by the coding sequence ATGTCCAACCCGACCGGTCTGCGGTACGCGCCCACGCACGAGTGGGCGAAGCTGGAGGGCGACGTCGTCACGGTCGGCGTGACCGCGTTCGCCGTCGAACAACTGACCGAGCCGACGTACCTGGAGCTGAAGCCGGTCGGCACCCCGCTCAACCCCGGCGACAAGCTCGGCGTCATCGAGTCGTACAAGTCCACCTCCGACCTGTACGCGCCGGTGGCCGGCACGATCGTCGAGCGGAACGAGCCGCTGGTGGACGACGGCAAGCGCAAGGGCGACCCGAAGCCGGTCAACGACGACGCGTTCGGCGCCGGCTGGATGGTGAAGATCCGGCTCGCCCCGGGCGCCACCCTCGACCACCTGCTGACGGCGGAGCAGTACGACCAGCAGCTCGCGTCGGAAGGGCACTGA